One Thermodesulfobacteriota bacterium genomic window, TAACCCTGTGGGCGAATACCGGCACGGCGAGTCTTTTTATGTCGTCGGGGATGCAGTAGTCTCTTCCCTCGACCATCGCCATGGCCTGGGCGGCCCTGTAAAGGCACATGGTGCCGCGCGGGCTCACGCCGAGCCGGAGGCTCTTCCGCTTCCGGGTGATCGCGGCTATCTTTATTATGTAGTTTACGAGCTCTTCCTCCACCCGGACCTTATCCACTTGCTCCTGGAGCCTTATGACCTCCCCGGCGGAGACGACCGGGCTCAGATTTTCAGGGAGCAGGGCGTCGGGGGGGGACTGGATTATCTCGCGCTCGACCGCCTCGTCCGGGTAGCCTATCTTTATGCGCATGGTGAACCTGTCGAGCTGGGACTCGGGCAGCGGGAAGGTGCCGGAGTACTCGAGCGGGTTCTGGGTGGCAAGGAGCATGAAAGGCGAGGGCAGGGGAAGGGTCTCCTTCTCCACCGACACCTGCCTGTCGTTCATGGCTTCGAGCAGCGCGCTCTGGGTCTTCGGGGTGGCCCTGTTTATTTCGTCGGCCAGCACTATGTTCGCGAATATGGGGCCCGGCTTGAACTCGAAGCTGAGCTTGGCCTGGTTGTAGATGGTCACGCCCAGCACGTCGGAGGGCAGGAGGTCGCTGGTGAACTGTATGCGCTGGAAGGAGCAGCTGATACTTCTTGCGAGCGCGTGGGCGAGGGTGGTCTTCCCCACGCCGGGCGCGTCCTCGATCAAGAGGTGCCCGCGGGCAAGGAGCGTGGCTATCGCCAAGTCTATGACCCCTTTTTTGCCCCGGACTACCTTTTCGAGGTTCTCTCTAAGGGTCTTTATCTTATCGTGCGCGCTATGCTCCATTGATTTCAGAGTTTAGCAGATTTCAAGCTCGTCCGTCAAACCGGCCGCATATACGGTGCCGCATGCCTACACTTTTATTCTTGCAAGCCCCCCCCGGTTATGGTAAATTTATAGTCTTAACTACGCACGCACCGGTTCCGTCTGGTGGTGTCCGCCCTTACGGGAAGGGTGGATTCCGGTCGGGTTAAAAGGTGCGGAGGTGAAAAACCAAAACGAGAGGGGAGAGAAAATGGCTTATCTTACAATGAAACAGCTTCTTGAGTCCGGTGTACACTTCGGCCACCAGACCAAGAGGTGGAACCCGAAGATGAAGACCTATATCTTCGGCGCGCGTAACGGGATATACATCATAGACCTCCAGCAGACCGTGAAGATGTTCAGGTCCTCTTACGACCTCATCAGGAACATCGTAGCCAATGGGGGGGGCAGGGTGCTTTTCGTAGGCACCAAGAAGCAGGCCC contains:
- a CDS encoding MoxR family ATPase, yielding MEHSAHDKIKTLRENLEKVVRGKKGVIDLAIATLLARGHLLIEDAPGVGKTTLAHALARSISCSFQRIQFTSDLLPSDVLGVTIYNQAKLSFEFKPGPIFANIVLADEINRATPKTQSALLEAMNDRQVSVEKETLPLPSPFMLLATQNPLEYSGTFPLPESQLDRFTMRIKIGYPDEAVEREIIQSPPDALLPENLSPVVSAGEVIRLQEQVDKVRVEEELVNYIIKIAAITRKRKSLRLGVSPRGTMCLYRAAQAMAMVEGRDYCIPDDIKRLAVPVFAHRVIPVEYGMEGDAGDTDVLMEEVLKGVRVPI